Within Mongoliitalea daihaiensis, the genomic segment AATGCATCTGTTTTACCGCCCGGAGGAATACTTACCTGATAGTTGACTAATTTGGGTAATTCCTTATTCAGGGATTTATAGATTTTCTTGATGGCTTTCATAAAAGCATCAAATTGTCCATCACCCGAAGCTGACTCCTCGTATGATTCTCCATACACCTGCAATTTGACTTGTGCAGAAGGTCTTAGCCCTTTGGAATGGCTCAGATTATAACTTGCTATGTGAATATGCTGGGTAATAGAGGTGTGCTGCAACACATCTGAGATGATATAGGGTAAATCCTCTGTAGTCACTCGCTCTTTTTTATCCCCCAATTCAATGATCCGCTGGGTCACTTTTGCCAAATCTTCCTGTTCCAAAGAAATTCCAAGCTCTTGCAGATTTTTGAGGATATTAGCCTTGCCTGAGGTCTTACCTAAGGCGTACTTCCGTTGCCTTCCAAAGCGCTCTGGCATCAAATCGTTGAAATAAAGATTTTTTTTATTATCCCCATCTGCATGAATACCGGCTGTTTGGGTAAATACATTCTCCCCTACCACAGGTTTATTGGCTGGAATATGCTGCCCAGAAAACTGTTCGACCAACTTACTTACTCTGAAAATCTTGTGTTCACGTACATTGGATTTAAAGTCCGTAAAGTCCTTAATGACGGCTATCACCGATTCCAATGGTGCATTACCTGCTCGTTCACCTAGCCCATTGACGGTGGTGTGAATACCACTGATCCCGCTAAAAATAGCTTCTAATACATTAGAAACCGATAAATCATAATCGTTGTGCGCATGAAAATCAAAATGCGTATCCTGAAACTCTGAAGTGATTAGCTTGATAAAGTGAGACACTTCTTTAGGAGAAAGCAAACCCAAAGTATCTGGCAACATGACTCTTCGTACATTCAGTTTGGCCAACATACCGATTAAGTCCATGGTATATTCCATAGAATTCCGCATGCCATTGGACCAGTCTTCCAGGTAAACATTCACGGTAATTCCTTTGCTTCGAGCATATAGTACACTTCGATGAATATCTTCAAAATGCTGCTCGGGAGTTTTCCGCAGTTGATGTACCAGATGGTTCATAGAACCTTTGGTAAGCAAATTCATCACTCGGCCACCTGCTGCTACGATCCAATCCACGGAAGCTGGTGTATCTACAAATCCCAATACCTCCACACGGTCTAAAAACCCTTTATCCTTGGCCCACTGGGTGATTTTTTTGACCCCTTCCATCTCTCCGTCGGATACTTTGGCCGAAGCCACCTCAATACGATCCACATTGAGCTCCTCAAGCAGTAGCTTGGCAATCTGGAGCTTTTCCGAGGGTAAAAAGGAAACCCCCGAGGTCTGTTCCCCATCCCGAAGGGTGGTGTCCATGATTTCTATTTTTCGTTGATTTCCCATTGGTAGTTAACAGTGAACAGTGAGCAGTAAATAAATTAGGAATGTAAAATGATGAATTTTGAATTAGTGAGTAGTGAGTAGTTAATTAGGTGATTAGTGAATAGTTGATTAGTTGATAAGGTGAGCGGTGAGTAGTGTGAGTAGTGATTAATGGACAAGTTAAATACAGGCCCTATACACACAAGACTTGAGTCTTGTATCTTGAGTCTTGGCTCTTGCTTCTTGGCTCTTGCTTCTCGCCTCTCGCTTCTCGCCTCTCGCCTCTAGTCTATCGCTTCTAAGTATCATCCTTTCAACTCAAACTCCCTGATTTCTTCCTGCATATTCAAGAGGTAGTCAATGTCATCAAAGCCATTTTTCATGTTTTCCTTTTTGTAGACATTGATATCAAAAGACTCTGATGCTCCGGTCGAAGTCAGTGTAATAGTTTGTTGGTCTATATCCACTGTGACTTCTACAGAAGGGTCTGTTTCCACTGCATCAAACAAGCTTTGAGCAAAAGCAGGGCTGACCGTGACAGGAAGTACACCGATGTTGAGACAGTTGTTTTTGAAAATATCAGCAAAGAAAGAGGAAACTACACATCGAAATCCGTAATCATAGAGAGCCCATACCGCATGTTCCCGGCTGGAGCCTGAACCGAAGTTTCTACCTGCCAAGAGGATTTTTCCTGAAAAGGTAGGATCATTGAGAACAAAGTCCGGCTTAGGATTTCCCTCCACATCGTATCTCCAATCGCGGAAGAGATTATCTCCAAACCCTTCCCGCTCAGTTGCTTTCAAGAAGCGGGCGGGAATAATTTGATCCGTATCTACATTTTCAGCCGACAAAGGAACTACCCGACTGGTCAATACATTAAATTTATCGTATGCCATAATTGTTGATTGTTAGATTAAAATACATCTCGAGGATCCGAGATTACACCTGTCACTGCCACGGCTGCTACGGTCAATGGACTAGCCAGTAAGGTTCGTGCACCGGGACCTTGTCTTCCCTCAAAATTTCGATTGGAAGTAGAGACTGCATATTTACCTGAAGGGATTTTGTCATCATTCATGGCCAA encodes:
- a CDS encoding alpha-isopropylmalate synthase regulatory domain-containing protein, with the translated sequence MGNQRKIEIMDTTLRDGEQTSGVSFLPSEKLQIAKLLLEELNVDRIEVASAKVSDGEMEGVKKITQWAKDKGFLDRVEVLGFVDTPASVDWIVAAGGRVMNLLTKGSMNHLVHQLRKTPEQHFEDIHRSVLYARSKGITVNVYLEDWSNGMRNSMEYTMDLIGMLAKLNVRRVMLPDTLGLLSPKEVSHFIKLITSEFQDTHFDFHAHNDYDLSVSNVLEAIFSGISGIHTTVNGLGERAGNAPLESVIAVIKDFTDFKSNVREHKIFRVSKLVEQFSGQHIPANKPVVGENVFTQTAGIHADGDNKKNLYFNDLMPERFGRQRKYALGKTSGKANILKNLQELGISLEQEDLAKVTQRIIELGDKKERVTTEDLPYIISDVLQHTSITQHIHIASYNLSHSKGLRPSAQVKLQVYGESYEESASGDGQFDAFMKAIKKIYKSLNKELPKLVNYQVSIPPGGKTDAFVETIITWEMGRIFKTKGLDPDQTVAALKATEKMLNIIEQLADSKPSFKATAHKNLEKISDYGNENRITAG
- the leuD gene encoding 3-isopropylmalate dehydratase small subunit, whose translation is MAYDKFNVLTSRVVPLSAENVDTDQIIPARFLKATEREGFGDNLFRDWRYDVEGNPKPDFVLNDPTFSGKILLAGRNFGSGSSREHAVWALYDYGFRCVVSSFFADIFKNNCLNIGVLPVTVSPAFAQSLFDAVETDPSVEVTVDIDQQTITLTSTGASESFDINVYKKENMKNGFDDIDYLLNMQEEIREFELKG